One part of the Bdellovibrio bacteriovorus genome encodes these proteins:
- a CDS encoding MFS transporter, producing MTTLHVAIPTLTTSLKATGTQVLWIIDIYALMMSGLLIPMGTLADKIGSRKLMLNGLLLFLIASVFASLVTSANLLIVARAATAFGAAMIMPSILSIIRTVFEDDKERALALGAWSTVGAAGGAIGPLIGGYILTHSSWNWVFLINAPLIALILPLGYIVYPKSQTTSSSKWAIDQALILVVGLIGCVYALKSFFKGDVSPMEKFGSLAIGLSAISVFIRIQLRSKNPLLDLGLFKKPAICVGLVLALLVAGAMAGVEFTIAQELQFVFGKTPLEAGAVMLPLMLATAIGGPVSGFFVGRYGVRSVATTSLLVSAGCLFSLAAADFSTMNALIIISLFLLGLFLAIGLTASSIAIMSAAPPEKAGAAGSIEAVGYELGMGLGITLFGLLLSQSYRKAIQLPAEIASSIPAQGTLSIGDTMIAAKALDSASAETLVSAAKVAFSSAHQNVLVSAGAVIAIVAIAVFVVLKKR from the coding sequence ATGACAACATTACACGTGGCGATCCCGACCCTAACCACTTCGCTGAAAGCCACCGGCACTCAGGTTCTTTGGATCATCGATATTTACGCCCTGATGATGTCAGGATTACTGATCCCGATGGGCACCCTGGCTGACAAAATCGGATCCAGAAAACTGATGCTGAATGGATTGCTGTTATTTCTGATCGCTTCGGTCTTTGCTTCACTAGTGACCTCCGCAAATCTTTTGATCGTTGCCCGAGCTGCCACCGCCTTTGGTGCGGCTATGATTATGCCCAGTATTTTATCAATCATTCGCACGGTGTTTGAGGATGACAAAGAACGGGCCTTGGCGCTGGGTGCCTGGTCCACCGTGGGGGCTGCCGGCGGCGCTATCGGACCTTTAATCGGTGGGTATATCCTGACTCATTCTTCATGGAACTGGGTGTTTCTAATCAATGCCCCGTTGATTGCTTTGATTCTGCCGCTGGGATACATCGTCTATCCTAAATCCCAAACCACCAGTTCTTCCAAGTGGGCCATTGATCAGGCCCTTATTCTGGTTGTCGGACTTATCGGGTGCGTCTATGCCCTGAAATCCTTTTTCAAAGGGGATGTCAGTCCCATGGAAAAATTCGGATCGCTGGCCATCGGCCTTTCAGCGATTTCCGTATTTATCAGGATTCAGCTTCGCTCGAAAAATCCTTTACTGGACCTGGGGCTGTTTAAAAAACCTGCTATCTGCGTCGGGCTTGTGCTAGCACTGCTGGTCGCCGGTGCGATGGCCGGGGTTGAATTCACCATCGCCCAGGAACTGCAGTTTGTTTTTGGAAAAACACCGCTTGAAGCCGGCGCTGTCATGCTGCCTTTGATGCTGGCAACCGCCATTGGCGGCCCCGTGTCCGGATTTTTTGTCGGCAGGTACGGAGTCAGATCCGTCGCGACGACAAGCCTGCTGGTTTCAGCCGGATGTTTATTCAGCTTGGCTGCTGCGGATTTTTCCACGATGAATGCGCTGATCATCATTTCACTTTTCTTGCTGGGTCTGTTTTTAGCCATTGGCCTTACTGCTTCATCCATTGCGATCATGAGTGCGGCACCCCCGGAAAAAGCGGGCGCCGCAGGCTCGATTGAAGCCGTAGGATATGAGCTGGGCATGGGACTGGGGATCACCCTGTTCGGATTATTGCTGTCGCAAAGCTACAGAAAAGCCATTCAGCTGCCTGCCGAAATTGCGAGCAGCATCCCGGCACAAGGGACTTTAAGCATTGGCGACACCATGATTGCGGCAAAAGCTCTTGATAGTGCTTCGGCCGAAACCTTGGTGTCGGCGGCAAAGGTTGCGTTTTCGTCGGCCCATCAGAACGTCTTAGTATCGGCTGGGGCTGTCATTGCCATTGTTGCTATCGCCGTCTTTGTGGTTCTAAAAAAGAGATAA
- a CDS encoding TetR/AcrR family transcriptional regulator, translating to MATAGIASEEGVHAIRLSKVSAAAGVTKGALFHHFVNREALIAAMASYLMDHLDAEIDQLIEKDTQEYVVFTRAYIQATLNMESEFGKAFSTLLLAEPSVVSISSDWFVGRMKKHVKTDSDPSLEVVRYAADGAWLAAVTNYNPKMDLAKVRKRLIAMTEVKGD from the coding sequence ATGGCAACCGCCGGGATTGCCAGTGAGGAAGGGGTTCACGCCATCAGACTGAGCAAGGTTTCTGCCGCGGCCGGGGTGACCAAGGGGGCGTTATTTCATCACTTTGTAAATAGGGAAGCGCTGATTGCAGCGATGGCTTCGTATCTGATGGATCATCTGGATGCAGAGATTGATCAGCTTATTGAAAAAGACACGCAAGAATACGTGGTTTTTACCCGCGCGTATATTCAAGCAACCCTGAATATGGAAAGCGAATTCGGCAAAGCCTTTTCTACTTTACTGCTGGCCGAACCCAGCGTGGTTTCCATCAGCAGCGATTGGTTTGTTGGAAGGATGAAGAAACACGTGAAGACGGATTCTGATCCAAGTCTTGAGGTCGTCCGTTATGCCGCTGACGGAGCGTGGCTGGCGGCGGTGACGAACTACAATCCTAAGATGGATTTGGCTAAGGTCAGAAAGCGTCTTATCGCGATGACAGAAGTTAAGGGCGACTGA